In Longimicrobiales bacterium, the genomic stretch GCTCTGGGCCACGTTCGGGCTCTTCGCCAAACGCCTCTACGACGCCGGCTTCACACCGCTGGAGCTCGCAAGCATCCGCAACTGGGTCGGCTTCACGGGCATCGCGCTGCTCGCGCTGCCACGCCCGTCGCGGCTCCGCATTCGACCGCGCGACCTGCCGTTCTTCGCGGCCTACGGAATACCGGCCTTCGCGCTCTTCGCGCTCATGTTCCTGCTGACGCTGCAGCAGACCAGTGTGGCGATCGCCGTGTCGCTGCTGTACACGGCACCGGCGTTCGTCGTGGTGCTGTCCGCACTGATCTGGCGCGAGCGCCTGCCGCGCGCGCACATCCTGGCGCTGGCGCTCGTGCTCGGGGGTGTACTGCTCGTGACGGGCGCCGTGAGCGCGCTCCAGGCGGGCGTCGCTTCACTGAGCGGCGCTGCACTGCTCACGGGCCTGCTGTCCGGCCTGACCTACGGCCTGTACACGCTCTTCAGCAAGTCCGCGACGGAGCGCTACCCCGACCCGATCGCGCCCGTGTTCTGGATGTTCGCGTTCGCGATGCTGGCGCTCACGATCGTGCAGCCGCCGTTCGAAGCCATGGCACGCCCGCATGGCGAGTGGCCGGCACTGATTGCGCTCGGCATCGTGCCGACGCTGCTGCCCTACCTGCTCTATCTCCAGGCACTGCGCTGGCTGCCAGCGAGCACGGCTGCGATGCTCGCGTCCGTCGAACCCGTGATCGCCGCACTCCTCGCCGCGACACTGCTCGGTGAGGGGCTCGATGCGACGCGCATTGCAGGCATCGCGATGATCGCGACTGCGGCGGCCATGCTGGCTCGGGAGAAGCCGGCGGTGCAGGATGCCAAGGTGATCATGTAGCGGCTGTTTTACCACGGAGCGCACGGAGAGCACAGAGCTCCCGGGCTACACGCTCCAGAAGTCTGCGGCCTCCGGCGGCATGCGGGCGAGAACACGCTCGAGCGCCTGCTGGTCCACGTGCTTGCGCACTGCTCGCGCGACGTCGCTGATCGCCGAGTCCGGTGAGTA encodes the following:
- a CDS encoding DMT family transporter; its protein translation is MAESTRHAGIDGVPHAHQKSTRLLGALLVVLAAALWATFGLFAKRLYDAGFTPLELASIRNWVGFTGIALLALPRPSRLRIRPRDLPFFAAYGIPAFALFALMFLLTLQQTSVAIAVSLLYTAPAFVVVLSALIWRERLPRAHILALALVLGGVLLVTGAVSALQAGVASLSGAALLTGLLSGLTYGLYTLFSKSATERYPDPIAPVFWMFAFAMLALTIVQPPFEAMARPHGEWPALIALGIVPTLLPYLLYLQALRWLPASTAAMLASVEPVIAALLAATLLGEGLDATRIAGIAMIATAAAMLAREKPAVQDAKVIM